From Lemur catta isolate mLemCat1 chromosome 19, mLemCat1.pri, whole genome shotgun sequence, a single genomic window includes:
- the FXYD1 gene encoding phospholemman isoform X1 yields MQKLQRNTIHSPMTTNPCGSEASSSRGSSSCWASSSCSAKDAGANSTSSRGPGNLMKRRELSAAPSAVCPAAGGRNTGRDGTPPGFPRHVTPPTHHLRAHRHLQRPRPRLCPPRLPMPPRLPIKRAFLP; encoded by the exons ATGCAG AAGCTCCAAAGGAACACGATCCATTCACCTATG ACTACCAATCCCTGCGGATCGGAGGCCTCATCATCGCGGGGATCCTCTTCGTGCTGGGCATCCTCATCGTGCTCA gcaaaAGATGCCGGTGCAAATTCAACCAGCAGCAGAG GACCGGGGAACCTGATGAAGAGGAGGGAACTTTCCGCAGCTCCATCCGCC GTCTGTCCAGCCGCAGGCGGTAGAAACACCGGGCGCGACGGAACCCCGCCAG GATTCCCTCGGCACGTGACgcctcccacccaccacctgcGCGCCCACCGCCACCTCCAGCGCCCGCGTCCCCGGCTCTGTCCCCCCAGACTCCCCATGCCGCCCCGACTTCCAATAAAACGTGCTTTTCTCCCTTGA
- the FXYD1 gene encoding phospholemman isoform X3 yields the protein MVSLSYILVLCVGLLTTANAEAPKEHDPFTYDYQSLRIGGLIIAGILFVLGILIVLSKRCRCKFNQQQRTGEPDEEEGTFRSSIRRLSSRRR from the exons ATGGTGTCTCTCAGCTACATCTTGGTCCTCTGTGTGGGTCTCCTCACCACGGCCAATGCAG AAGCTCCAAAGGAACACGATCCATTCACCTATG ACTACCAATCCCTGCGGATCGGAGGCCTCATCATCGCGGGGATCCTCTTCGTGCTGGGCATCCTCATCGTGCTCA gcaaaAGATGCCGGTGCAAATTCAACCAGCAGCAGAG GACCGGGGAACCTGATGAAGAGGAGGGAACTTTCCGCAGCTCCATCCGCC GTCTGTCCAGCCGCAGGCGGTAG
- the FXYD1 gene encoding phospholemman isoform X2: protein MQKLQRNTIHSPMTTNPCGSEASSSRGSSSCWASSSCSAKDAGANSTSSRVEETEAQGGKATLPKITQPEDVGSGFPAQAIPWLSARTGEPDEEEGTFRSSIRRLSSRRR, encoded by the exons ATGCAG AAGCTCCAAAGGAACACGATCCATTCACCTATG ACTACCAATCCCTGCGGATCGGAGGCCTCATCATCGCGGGGATCCTCTTCGTGCTGGGCATCCTCATCGTGCTCA gcaaaAGATGCCGGTGCAAATTCAACCAGCAGCAGAG ttgaggaaaccgaggcacagggaGGTAAAGCCActttgcccaagatcactcaACCGGAAGATGTGGGTTCTGGGTTTCCAGCCCAGGCCATCCCGTGGCTGTCTGCCAG GACCGGGGAACCTGATGAAGAGGAGGGAACTTTCCGCAGCTCCATCCGCC GTCTGTCCAGCCGCAGGCGGTAG
- the LGI4 gene encoding leucine-rich repeat LGI family member 4 isoform X2: protein MGGTGVLLLLLLAGVGVGVAWRPPKGKCPLRCSCSKDSALCEGSPDLPVNFSPTLLSLSLVRTGVAQLKAGSFLRTPSLHLLLFTSNTFSVIEDDAFAGLSHLQYLFIEDNEIGSISKNALRGLRSLTHLSLANNHLEALPRFLFRGLETLTHVDLRGNPFQCDCRVLWLLQWMPTVNASVGTGACGGPAALAHMQLRHLDPKTFKCRAIELSWFQTVGESALGVEPFSYQGEPHVVLAQPFAGRCLVLSWDYSLQRFRPEEELSAPSVVSCKPLALGPSLFVLAARLWGGSQLWARPGPGLRLAPTQALAPRRLLRPNDAELLWLDGQPCFVVADASKAGSTTLLCRDGPGFYPRQSLHAWHRDTDAEALELDGRPHLLLASASQRPVLFHWFGGRFERRTDIPEAEDVYATRHFQAGGDVFLCLTRYIGDSMVMRWDGSMFRLLQRLPSRGAHVFQPLLVTKDQLAILGSDFAFSQVFRLEPDKGLLEPLQELGPPALVAPRAFAHVTMAGRHFLFAACFKGPTQIYQHHEIDLSA, encoded by the exons ATGGGAGGGACAGGcgttctgctgctgctgctgctggctggggtgggggtgggggtggcctggAGACCCCCAAAAGGGAAGTGTCCTCTGCGCTGCTCCTGCTCCAAAGACAGCGCCCTGTGCGAGGGCTCCCCGGACCTGCCCGTGAACTTCTCCCCGACCCTGCTTTCACT CTCGCTCGTCAGGACTGGAGTGGCCCAGCTGAAGGCCGGCAGCTTCCTGCGCACGCCGTCACTGCACCTGCT CCTCTTCACGTCCAACACCTTCTCCGTGATTGAGGACGATGCGTTTGCAGGCCTGTCCCACCTGCAGTACCT CTTCATCGAGGACAACGAGATTGGCTCCATCTCCAAGAACGCCCTCAGAGGACTCCGCTCCCTCACACACCT AAGCCTGGCCAATAACCACCTAGAAGCCCTCCCCAGATTCCTCTTCCGAGGCCTGGAAACCCTGACTCACGT GGACCTCCGCGGGAACCCGTTCCAGTGTGACTGCCGCgtcctctggctgctgcagtggATGCCCACGGTGAACGCCAGCGTGGGGACGGGGGCCTGCGGGGgccccgccgccctggcccacaTGCAGCTCCGCCACCTCGACCCCAAGACGTTCAAGTGCAGAGCCATAG AGCTGTCCTGGTTCCAGACGGTCGGGGAGTCGGCGCTGGGCGTGGAGCCCTTCTCCTACCAGGGGGAGCCCCACGTGGTCCTGGCACAGCCCTTTGCCGGCCGCTGCCTGGTTCTCTCCTGGGACTACAGCCTGCAGCGCTTCCGGCCTGAGGAAGAGCTGTCCG CGCCGTCGGTGGTGTCCTGCAAGCCGCTGGCGCTGGGCCCCAGCCTCTTCGTGCTGGCCGCCCGCCTGTGGGGAGGCTCGCAGCTGtgggcccggcccggccccggccTGCGCCTGGCCCCCACGCAGGCGCTGGCCCCTCGGCGGCTGCTGCGGCCCAACGACGCCGAGCTCCTGTGGCTGGACGGGCAGCCCTGCTTCGTGGTGGCCGACGCCTCCAAGGCGGGCAGCACCACGCTGCTGTGCCGGGACGGGCCCGGCTTCTATCCGCGCCAGAGCCTGCACGCCTGGCACCGGGACACGGACGCGGAGGCCCTCGAGCTGGACGGCCGGCCCCACCTGCtgctggcctcggcctcccagcggcCCGTGCTCTTCCACTGGTTTGGTGGCCGCTTCGAGAGGCGCACGGACATCCCTGAGGCCGAGGATGTCTACGCCACACGCCACTTCCAGGCTGGTGGCGACGTGTTCCTGTGCCTGACACGCTACATCGGGGACTCCATG GTCATGCGCTGGGACGGCTCCATGTTTCGCCTGCTGCAGCGACTTCCCTCCCGCGGTGCCCATGTCTTCCAGCCTCTGCTGGTCACCAAGGACCAGCTGGCCATCCTGGGCAGCGACTTCGCCTTCAGCCAGGTTTTCCGCCTCGAGCCTGACAAGGGGCTCCTGGAGCCGCTGCAGGAGCTGGGGCCGCCGGCCTTGGTGGCACCCCGCGCCTTTGCCCACGTCACCATGGCCGGCAGACACTTCCTCTTCGCCGCTTGCTTCAAGGGCCCCACGCAGATCTACCAGCACCACGAGATCGACCTCAGTGCCTGA
- the LGI4 gene encoding leucine-rich repeat LGI family member 4 isoform X1: MGGTGVLLLLLLAGVGVGVAWRPPKGKCPLRCSCSKDSALCEGSPDLPVNFSPTLLSLSLVRTGVAQLKAGSFLRTPSLHLLLFTSNTFSVIEDDAFAGLSHLQYLFIEDNEIGSISKNALRGLRSLTHLCVPPPPHAPRRHLALQPSETQGTLAAGDGPFSSSTRSLANNHLEALPRFLFRGLETLTHVDLRGNPFQCDCRVLWLLQWMPTVNASVGTGACGGPAALAHMQLRHLDPKTFKCRAIELSWFQTVGESALGVEPFSYQGEPHVVLAQPFAGRCLVLSWDYSLQRFRPEEELSAPSVVSCKPLALGPSLFVLAARLWGGSQLWARPGPGLRLAPTQALAPRRLLRPNDAELLWLDGQPCFVVADASKAGSTTLLCRDGPGFYPRQSLHAWHRDTDAEALELDGRPHLLLASASQRPVLFHWFGGRFERRTDIPEAEDVYATRHFQAGGDVFLCLTRYIGDSMVMRWDGSMFRLLQRLPSRGAHVFQPLLVTKDQLAILGSDFAFSQVFRLEPDKGLLEPLQELGPPALVAPRAFAHVTMAGRHFLFAACFKGPTQIYQHHEIDLSA; the protein is encoded by the exons ATGGGAGGGACAGGcgttctgctgctgctgctgctggctggggtgggggtgggggtggcctggAGACCCCCAAAAGGGAAGTGTCCTCTGCGCTGCTCCTGCTCCAAAGACAGCGCCCTGTGCGAGGGCTCCCCGGACCTGCCCGTGAACTTCTCCCCGACCCTGCTTTCACT CTCGCTCGTCAGGACTGGAGTGGCCCAGCTGAAGGCCGGCAGCTTCCTGCGCACGCCGTCACTGCACCTGCT CCTCTTCACGTCCAACACCTTCTCCGTGATTGAGGACGATGCGTTTGCAGGCCTGTCCCACCTGCAGTACCT CTTCATCGAGGACAACGAGATTGGCTCCATCTCCAAGAACGCCCTCAGAGGACTCCGCTCCCTCACACACCTGTGCGTGCCCCCACCGCCCCACGCTCCACGACGTCACCTTGCACTCCAGCCCTCGGAGACACAGGGCACCCTGGCAGCTGGTGACggtcccttctcttcctccaccaGAAGCCTGGCCAATAACCACCTAGAAGCCCTCCCCAGATTCCTCTTCCGAGGCCTGGAAACCCTGACTCACGT GGACCTCCGCGGGAACCCGTTCCAGTGTGACTGCCGCgtcctctggctgctgcagtggATGCCCACGGTGAACGCCAGCGTGGGGACGGGGGCCTGCGGGGgccccgccgccctggcccacaTGCAGCTCCGCCACCTCGACCCCAAGACGTTCAAGTGCAGAGCCATAG AGCTGTCCTGGTTCCAGACGGTCGGGGAGTCGGCGCTGGGCGTGGAGCCCTTCTCCTACCAGGGGGAGCCCCACGTGGTCCTGGCACAGCCCTTTGCCGGCCGCTGCCTGGTTCTCTCCTGGGACTACAGCCTGCAGCGCTTCCGGCCTGAGGAAGAGCTGTCCG CGCCGTCGGTGGTGTCCTGCAAGCCGCTGGCGCTGGGCCCCAGCCTCTTCGTGCTGGCCGCCCGCCTGTGGGGAGGCTCGCAGCTGtgggcccggcccggccccggccTGCGCCTGGCCCCCACGCAGGCGCTGGCCCCTCGGCGGCTGCTGCGGCCCAACGACGCCGAGCTCCTGTGGCTGGACGGGCAGCCCTGCTTCGTGGTGGCCGACGCCTCCAAGGCGGGCAGCACCACGCTGCTGTGCCGGGACGGGCCCGGCTTCTATCCGCGCCAGAGCCTGCACGCCTGGCACCGGGACACGGACGCGGAGGCCCTCGAGCTGGACGGCCGGCCCCACCTGCtgctggcctcggcctcccagcggcCCGTGCTCTTCCACTGGTTTGGTGGCCGCTTCGAGAGGCGCACGGACATCCCTGAGGCCGAGGATGTCTACGCCACACGCCACTTCCAGGCTGGTGGCGACGTGTTCCTGTGCCTGACACGCTACATCGGGGACTCCATG GTCATGCGCTGGGACGGCTCCATGTTTCGCCTGCTGCAGCGACTTCCCTCCCGCGGTGCCCATGTCTTCCAGCCTCTGCTGGTCACCAAGGACCAGCTGGCCATCCTGGGCAGCGACTTCGCCTTCAGCCAGGTTTTCCGCCTCGAGCCTGACAAGGGGCTCCTGGAGCCGCTGCAGGAGCTGGGGCCGCCGGCCTTGGTGGCACCCCGCGCCTTTGCCCACGTCACCATGGCCGGCAGACACTTCCTCTTCGCCGCTTGCTTCAAGGGCCCCACGCAGATCTACCAGCACCACGAGATCGACCTCAGTGCCTGA
- the LGI4 gene encoding leucine-rich repeat LGI family member 4 isoform X3: protein MGGTGVLLLLLLAGVGVGVAWRPPKGKCPLRCSCSKDSALCEGSPDLPVNFSPTLLSLSLVRTGVAQLKAGSFLRTPSLHLLLFTSNTFSVIEDDAFAGLSHLQYLFIEDNEIGSISKNALRGLRSLTHLCVPPPPHAPRRHLALQPSETQGTLAAGDGPFSSSTRSLANNHLEALPRFLFRGLETLTHVDLRGNPFQCDCRVLWLLQWMPTVNASVGTGACGGPAALAHMQLRHLDPKTFKCRAIELSWFQTVGESALGVEPFSYQGEPHVVLAQPFAGRCLVLSWDYSLQRFRPEEELSAPSVVSCKPLALGPSLFVLAARLWGGSQLWARPGPGLRLAPTQALAPRRLLRPNDAELLWLDGQPCFVVADASKAGSTTLLCRDGPGFYPRQSLHAWHRDTDAEALELDGRPHLLLASASQRPVLFHWFGGRFERRTDIPEAEDVYATRHFQAGGDVFLCLTRYIGDSMGHPDCGPSRLADSEPLPTPQH from the exons ATGGGAGGGACAGGcgttctgctgctgctgctgctggctggggtgggggtgggggtggcctggAGACCCCCAAAAGGGAAGTGTCCTCTGCGCTGCTCCTGCTCCAAAGACAGCGCCCTGTGCGAGGGCTCCCCGGACCTGCCCGTGAACTTCTCCCCGACCCTGCTTTCACT CTCGCTCGTCAGGACTGGAGTGGCCCAGCTGAAGGCCGGCAGCTTCCTGCGCACGCCGTCACTGCACCTGCT CCTCTTCACGTCCAACACCTTCTCCGTGATTGAGGACGATGCGTTTGCAGGCCTGTCCCACCTGCAGTACCT CTTCATCGAGGACAACGAGATTGGCTCCATCTCCAAGAACGCCCTCAGAGGACTCCGCTCCCTCACACACCTGTGCGTGCCCCCACCGCCCCACGCTCCACGACGTCACCTTGCACTCCAGCCCTCGGAGACACAGGGCACCCTGGCAGCTGGTGACggtcccttctcttcctccaccaGAAGCCTGGCCAATAACCACCTAGAAGCCCTCCCCAGATTCCTCTTCCGAGGCCTGGAAACCCTGACTCACGT GGACCTCCGCGGGAACCCGTTCCAGTGTGACTGCCGCgtcctctggctgctgcagtggATGCCCACGGTGAACGCCAGCGTGGGGACGGGGGCCTGCGGGGgccccgccgccctggcccacaTGCAGCTCCGCCACCTCGACCCCAAGACGTTCAAGTGCAGAGCCATAG AGCTGTCCTGGTTCCAGACGGTCGGGGAGTCGGCGCTGGGCGTGGAGCCCTTCTCCTACCAGGGGGAGCCCCACGTGGTCCTGGCACAGCCCTTTGCCGGCCGCTGCCTGGTTCTCTCCTGGGACTACAGCCTGCAGCGCTTCCGGCCTGAGGAAGAGCTGTCCG CGCCGTCGGTGGTGTCCTGCAAGCCGCTGGCGCTGGGCCCCAGCCTCTTCGTGCTGGCCGCCCGCCTGTGGGGAGGCTCGCAGCTGtgggcccggcccggccccggccTGCGCCTGGCCCCCACGCAGGCGCTGGCCCCTCGGCGGCTGCTGCGGCCCAACGACGCCGAGCTCCTGTGGCTGGACGGGCAGCCCTGCTTCGTGGTGGCCGACGCCTCCAAGGCGGGCAGCACCACGCTGCTGTGCCGGGACGGGCCCGGCTTCTATCCGCGCCAGAGCCTGCACGCCTGGCACCGGGACACGGACGCGGAGGCCCTCGAGCTGGACGGCCGGCCCCACCTGCtgctggcctcggcctcccagcggcCCGTGCTCTTCCACTGGTTTGGTGGCCGCTTCGAGAGGCGCACGGACATCCCTGAGGCCGAGGATGTCTACGCCACACGCCACTTCCAGGCTGGTGGCGACGTGTTCCTGTGCCTGACACGCTACATCGGGGACTCCATG GGACACCCAGACTGTGGCCCCTCCAGGCTGGCTGACTCTgaaccactccccaccccccagcactgA
- the FXYD3 gene encoding FXYD domain-containing ion transport regulator 3 — protein sequence MQEAALSLFFLLAGLPALDANDPEDKNSPFYYDWHSLQVGGLICAAVLCAIGIIVLMSGKCKCKFNQKPSQHLADAPPLITPGP from the exons ATGCAGGAGGCCGCCCTGAGCCTGTTCTTCCTCCTGGCAG GCCTGCCTGCCCTGGACGCCAACGATCCGGAAG ATAAAAACAGTCCTTTCTACTATG ACTGGCACAGCCTCCAGGTCGGCGGGCTCATCTGCGCGGCGGTTCTGTGCGCCATCGGAATCATCGTCCTCATGA GTGGAAAATGCAAATGCAAGTTCAACCAGAAGCCCAG TCAGCATTTGGCGGATGCTCCACCCCTCATCACTCCAG GCCCGTAA